In a genomic window of Pontibacter liquoris:
- a CDS encoding oxygenase MpaB family protein: protein MEFFVNKGSVVRQIWGKADTILFIFAGAAAEFALNKAVDWLYFTGRLPADPLGRLFSTVGYARRIVFSGLDDAHRAIDQMAKIHAGVEAGRGMAIPDWAYRDVLFMLIDYSIRSFELLERKLTEAEKAEVFTVFIRVGTRMGIKGLPATWPAWVQQRQQHLQENLAESGYTTDLYRQYRKHLGLVRYHLLLQAQALVVPARVKQLLGFGRFSYLGPVLRVYKLSRRLRLEWLLKAIILPPAYKAEISALDRVPS from the coding sequence ATGGAATTTTTTGTGAACAAAGGCTCCGTTGTACGCCAGATCTGGGGAAAGGCCGATACGATCCTCTTCATCTTTGCCGGCGCTGCTGCTGAATTTGCCCTCAACAAGGCGGTTGACTGGTTATACTTTACCGGGCGCCTGCCCGCCGATCCGCTAGGGCGGCTTTTTTCTACGGTCGGCTATGCCCGCCGGATCGTTTTTTCGGGATTGGATGACGCCCATCGTGCCATTGATCAAATGGCTAAAATTCACGCCGGGGTGGAGGCCGGCCGCGGCATGGCCATCCCGGACTGGGCCTACCGCGACGTGCTTTTTATGCTCATCGATTATTCCATCCGCTCATTTGAGCTGCTGGAGCGAAAACTGACCGAGGCAGAAAAGGCAGAAGTTTTTACGGTGTTCATCCGCGTGGGCACCCGCATGGGCATCAAAGGACTGCCGGCTACCTGGCCAGCCTGGGTACAACAGCGGCAGCAGCACCTGCAGGAGAACCTGGCCGAAAGTGGCTATACTACGGACCTGTACCGGCAGTACCGCAAGCACCTGGGTCTGGTCAGGTATCACTTGCTGCTGCAGGCGCAGGCGCTGGTCGTGCCTGCCCGGGTAAAACAACTGCTGGGTTTCGGGCGCTTTTCGTACCTGGGCCCTGTGCTCCGGGTGTACAAACTAAGCCGAAGGCTGCGGCTGGAATGGCTGCTGAAAGCGATCATTTTGCCGCCGGCCTATAAAGCAGAGATCAGCGCCCTGGACCGGGTGCCTTCCTGA
- a CDS encoding NCS2 family permease: MNSYFELKKNGTSFQTELIAGISSFLATSYIIVVNPNILSQAGMPFAGVLTATVLVCFFSSVMMGLYAKNPILVAPGMGLNAFFTFSAVLGMKVPWQVALGAVFWSGIVFLLLSVFNIRTYIVKAIPRPLRYAIAAGIGLFITLIGFANAKFIVANPATIIGVSPLTPTLLTFLAGLLLTAVLVVRQVKGGILIGILFTTLLSYPLGRWWATEATPLINWQGVFAAPDFSLLFQLDLINSLQWAVLPVIFAFVFTDLFDSLSTLVGLAEAANLVDEEGEPRNIKQALLTDAVATTMAGLVGCSPGTAYIESAVGIEAGGRTGLTAVVGGLLFLPFLFLAPLLSMVPAIATAPALVLVGVFMVRPVTKIDWAQLDEAIPAFLAMVLIPFTYSISQGIIWGFLSWTALKLISGKKSEISLALWIIDIFCILALVLA, from the coding sequence ATGAATTCTTACTTTGAACTGAAGAAAAACGGCACTTCCTTCCAGACGGAGCTCATTGCCGGCATCTCTTCTTTCCTGGCTACTTCTTACATCATAGTGGTCAACCCCAACATTTTGAGCCAGGCGGGCATGCCTTTTGCCGGCGTGCTGACCGCAACCGTACTGGTGTGCTTTTTCAGTAGTGTGATGATGGGGCTTTATGCCAAAAACCCGATCCTGGTAGCGCCGGGCATGGGCCTCAATGCTTTTTTCACGTTTTCGGCGGTGCTGGGCATGAAAGTGCCCTGGCAGGTAGCACTGGGGGCGGTTTTCTGGTCGGGCATTGTCTTCCTGCTGCTTTCGGTCTTTAACATCCGGACCTATATTGTAAAAGCTATTCCGCGGCCTTTGCGATACGCCATTGCAGCAGGTATCGGGCTTTTTATCACCCTCATCGGCTTTGCCAATGCCAAATTCATTGTGGCAAATCCGGCAACCATCATCGGCGTGAGCCCGCTTACGCCTACCCTGCTTACCTTTTTAGCCGGCCTCCTGCTCACGGCCGTACTAGTGGTGCGGCAGGTAAAAGGCGGCATTCTCATTGGTATTCTGTTCACCACGCTGCTTTCTTACCCGCTTGGGCGCTGGTGGGCAACGGAGGCCACGCCGCTCATTAACTGGCAGGGTGTGTTTGCCGCGCCGGATTTCAGCCTGCTCTTCCAGCTCGACCTCATAAATTCGCTGCAGTGGGCAGTGCTGCCGGTCATTTTCGCGTTCGTTTTCACCGATTTGTTCGATAGCCTCTCTACGCTGGTCGGGCTGGCAGAAGCCGCCAACCTGGTAGATGAGGAAGGCGAGCCCCGAAACATTAAACAAGCCTTGCTCACCGATGCGGTGGCCACCACAATGGCCGGCCTGGTAGGTTGCAGCCCTGGAACGGCCTATATCGAATCAGCTGTAGGGATAGAAGCGGGCGGCCGCACGGGGCTTACAGCCGTAGTCGGCGGCTTGCTGTTTCTGCCCTTCCTATTCCTGGCTCCCCTGCTGTCCATGGTTCCGGCTATTGCCACGGCACCGGCGTTGGTGCTGGTAGGCGTGTTTATGGTGCGGCCCGTTACCAAAATAGACTGGGCCCAGTTAGATGAAGCCATACCTGCTTTCCTGGCCATGGTCCTGATTCCCTTCACCTACTCAATTTCTCAGGGCATCATCTGGGGCTTTCTCAGCTGGACTGCCCTCAAGCTTATATCCGGGAAGAAATCAGAAATCAGCCTGGCCCTCTGGATCATTGATATTTTCTGTATTCTGGCCCTGGTGCTGGCTTAA
- a CDS encoding ammonium transporter, with product MTVLTTPQQVKPLEKVFSRVPFILLLLVALLALAVPSVPVTTTAAANINAADTAWMLTATALVLIMTPGLAFFYGGMVSHKNVLSTMLQSFICMAIVTVLWVVFGFSLAFGDSIGGLVGDPRTYFMMRGVMDGAPWPAAPTIPLLLFAMFQLKFAIITPALITGAFAERINFKSYILFICLFFIFIYAPLAHVTWHPDGLLLQLGVLDFAGGTVVHMSAGWAALASALYLKKRYDTNHRPSHVVFVLLGTGLLWFGWFGFNAGSAMGASGLGVIALGTTMTASAAAAMAWIFFDSLKGRKPSAMGTCIGAVVGLVAITPAAGFVTLPHALVIGVVAAIVSNLVVDWRTRTAIDDTLDVFPCHGVGGMVGMLLTGVFASQAVNEANTTGNGLIFGEVRLFLVQLAAMVGVSVFAFCGAWLLLRLTDLIMPLRVTEKEETEGLDLSQHGETV from the coding sequence ATGACTGTACTAACTACCCCACAACAAGTAAAACCGCTTGAGAAGGTTTTCTCCCGCGTGCCATTTATACTCCTGCTGCTGGTGGCGCTGCTGGCCCTGGCTGTTCCTTCCGTACCGGTAACCACCACGGCTGCTGCCAACATCAATGCAGCCGATACGGCCTGGATGCTGACTGCCACGGCCCTCGTGCTGATCATGACGCCTGGGTTGGCTTTCTTTTATGGGGGTATGGTCAGCCACAAGAACGTGCTCTCCACGATGCTGCAGAGCTTTATCTGCATGGCCATCGTCACGGTGCTTTGGGTGGTCTTCGGTTTTAGCCTGGCCTTCGGAGATTCGATCGGCGGCCTGGTAGGTGACCCGAGGACTTATTTTATGATGCGCGGTGTGATGGACGGTGCTCCCTGGCCCGCCGCTCCAACCATTCCGTTGCTGCTGTTTGCCATGTTCCAGTTAAAATTTGCCATCATCACGCCCGCCCTGATCACCGGTGCTTTTGCCGAACGCATCAATTTCAAGTCCTACATTCTGTTTATCTGTCTCTTTTTTATTTTCATCTATGCGCCCCTGGCACATGTTACCTGGCACCCCGACGGCCTGCTGCTGCAGTTGGGCGTTCTGGATTTTGCAGGCGGCACGGTTGTGCACATGTCGGCAGGGTGGGCAGCGCTGGCTTCTGCTTTATACTTAAAAAAACGCTATGACACCAATCACCGGCCTTCCCACGTTGTTTTTGTGCTGCTGGGCACCGGCCTGCTGTGGTTTGGCTGGTTTGGCTTTAATGCCGGTTCAGCCATGGGCGCCAGTGGGCTGGGGGTCATAGCGCTCGGCACCACCATGACGGCCTCGGCCGCGGCAGCCATGGCCTGGATATTTTTTGATTCCCTGAAAGGACGAAAGCCCTCGGCCATGGGAACCTGCATCGGAGCCGTAGTTGGCCTGGTGGCTATTACACCTGCCGCCGGTTTTGTCACGCTTCCGCACGCGCTGGTTATTGGCGTAGTAGCTGCCATTGTGAGCAACCTAGTGGTAGACTGGCGCACCCGCACGGCTATTGACGACACGTTGGACGTATTTCCGTGCCACGGTGTAGGCGGTATGGTGGGCATGCTATTAACCGGCGTTTTTGCCAGCCAGGCGGTAAACGAAGCTAACACCACAGGTAACGGGCTGATCTTTGGCGAAGTCAGGCTCTTTTTAGTGCAGTTGGCTGCCATGGTGGGCGTATCCGTCTTTGCATTCTGCGGCGCCTGGCTCCTGCTCAGACTGACAGACCTGATCATGCCGCTGCGCGTAACAGAAAAAGAAGAAACCGAAGGCCTCGACCTGAGCCAGCACGGTGAAACAGTATGA
- a CDS encoding phosphoenolpyruvate carboxylase: MDNVDDNILEVYRKEVGLKFQLYNSLFTSLPFHRVEKTGVLLSIFLQHCEEGYDKKQSPSEIIRSFMQQYTSYQTDREQLDLLFRFVQYAERQVVLFDALEDAAYADTHDMNGIGTLKHLQSQILHTGMEPQLAEKLKDFSVRLVLTAHPTQFYPSEVLGIINDLSKALTSDNTAEVNSYLQQLGKTPFFKKQKPTPYDEAVSLIWFLENVFYQSAGHILSRLKNQFPEQVTAQTPLIRLGFWPGGDRDGNPFVLVDTTRKVAGALRAAIIRSYYTDVRDLKRRLTFRGVEDLVAALEKKLYNNLYVPDYKADITKADIIQTLEQIRTTLVEQHNGLFRSMVENLLRKVELFGLYFASLDIRQDSSVHTEVLEAIAATASVLPENYQALPDTEKIRVLLQTEHPFDASLLVNELHRDTLESMAAIRSIQQHNGEEGCHRYIISHSTSALDVIAVYGLLLLSGWKRDALSVDIVPLFETIADLEQAGQVMQALYENETYRQHLQIRNNTQTIMLGFSDGTKDGGYLMANWSIYKAKEELSALSKQYGVQVVFFDGRGGPTARGGGKTHQFYASMGSNISNKEIQLTIQGQTISSNFGTPAAAQYNMEQLIHAGISNALFTARESTLTKQEEALLQGMADASYQAYSDLKNHPDFLEYLTYASPLRYYAEANIGSRPAKRKPGKLNLNDLRAVPYVGSWSQLKQNLPGYYGVGTAFEQYEKAGRWSEIEELYHHSMFFKTLLDNCEMAMSKCFFPLTAFLADHPTYGHLWRMIYEEFNRTKRYVLRLANVAELLDDKSVNQLSIQMRQRIELPLLTVQQFALTRIREMEEQDTADTNKPLYEKLVMRCSFGIINAERNSA; the protein is encoded by the coding sequence ATGGATAACGTGGACGATAATATTCTGGAAGTATACCGGAAGGAAGTAGGCTTGAAGTTTCAGTTGTATAACAGTCTCTTCACCTCGCTGCCCTTTCACCGGGTAGAGAAAACGGGCGTGCTGCTCTCTATTTTTCTGCAGCATTGTGAGGAAGGCTACGACAAAAAACAAAGCCCTTCGGAAATTATCCGGAGTTTTATGCAGCAGTATACCTCCTACCAAACAGATCGGGAGCAGCTGGACCTGCTGTTCCGGTTTGTGCAGTATGCCGAAAGGCAGGTCGTATTGTTCGACGCCCTGGAAGATGCCGCTTATGCCGACACCCACGACATGAACGGCATCGGTACGCTCAAGCACCTGCAATCGCAGATATTGCACACGGGCATGGAGCCGCAGCTTGCCGAAAAGCTAAAAGACTTTTCAGTGCGGCTGGTGCTTACCGCGCACCCGACGCAGTTTTATCCCAGCGAAGTGCTGGGCATTATCAACGACCTGTCCAAAGCCCTTACCAGCGACAACACCGCCGAGGTAAACAGCTATCTGCAACAGCTTGGCAAAACCCCCTTTTTCAAAAAGCAGAAACCTACGCCGTATGACGAGGCGGTGAGTTTGATATGGTTTCTGGAAAACGTTTTTTATCAGTCTGCCGGGCATATCCTTTCCAGGCTTAAAAATCAGTTCCCGGAGCAGGTCACGGCCCAAACGCCCTTGATCCGCCTGGGCTTCTGGCCCGGCGGCGACCGGGACGGCAATCCGTTCGTGCTGGTAGATACAACCCGCAAAGTGGCCGGTGCGCTGCGGGCCGCCATTATCCGGTCCTACTACACCGATGTGCGCGACCTGAAGCGCCGCCTTACCTTCCGGGGCGTAGAAGACTTGGTGGCAGCACTCGAAAAAAAGCTCTACAACAACCTGTACGTGCCCGATTACAAGGCCGACATCACCAAAGCTGATATTATCCAGACGCTCGAGCAGATCCGGACCACCCTGGTGGAGCAACACAACGGCCTGTTTAGAAGCATGGTCGAAAACCTGCTCCGGAAAGTAGAATTGTTTGGTTTATACTTTGCCTCCCTCGACATCCGGCAGGACAGCTCGGTGCACACCGAAGTGCTGGAAGCGATCGCTGCCACAGCCTCCGTCCTCCCCGAAAATTACCAGGCGCTGCCGGATACGGAAAAGATCCGGGTGTTACTGCAAACAGAGCATCCGTTCGATGCTTCGCTGCTGGTAAACGAACTGCACCGCGACACACTCGAATCCATGGCGGCCATCCGGTCCATCCAGCAGCACAACGGCGAAGAAGGCTGTCACCGTTATATTATCAGCCACAGTACCAGCGCACTGGACGTAATAGCGGTTTACGGCCTTCTGCTGCTCAGTGGCTGGAAACGCGATGCGCTTTCAGTAGACATTGTGCCCCTTTTTGAAACCATTGCCGACCTGGAACAGGCTGGCCAGGTGATGCAGGCGCTCTATGAAAATGAAACCTACCGCCAGCACCTGCAAATACGAAACAACACCCAAACCATTATGCTGGGCTTTTCGGATGGCACCAAAGACGGCGGTTACTTGATGGCCAATTGGAGTATTTACAAAGCCAAAGAAGAGCTTAGCGCTCTGTCGAAGCAGTATGGCGTGCAGGTGGTCTTTTTTGACGGGCGAGGTGGCCCCACGGCGCGAGGTGGCGGCAAAACGCACCAGTTCTATGCCTCCATGGGCAGTAATATTTCCAACAAAGAAATCCAGCTGACCATCCAGGGGCAGACGATCAGCTCTAACTTTGGCACGCCCGCTGCCGCCCAGTATAACATGGAGCAACTGATCCATGCGGGCATCAGCAACGCCCTTTTTACTGCCCGCGAATCTACGCTTACCAAACAGGAAGAAGCTTTGTTGCAAGGGATGGCCGATGCCAGTTACCAGGCGTACAGCGACCTGAAAAACCACCCGGACTTTCTGGAGTACCTGACCTATGCGAGCCCCCTACGCTATTATGCCGAGGCCAACATTGGCAGCAGGCCAGCCAAACGCAAGCCAGGCAAACTGAACCTGAACGACCTGCGCGCCGTGCCGTATGTCGGCTCCTGGAGCCAGCTAAAGCAAAACCTGCCCGGCTATTACGGGGTAGGCACCGCATTCGAGCAGTATGAAAAGGCCGGCAGATGGTCAGAAATTGAGGAGCTCTACCATCATTCGATGTTCTTTAAAACGCTGCTGGATAATTGCGAAATGGCAATGAGCAAGTGCTTTTTCCCGCTCACGGCTTTTCTGGCTGATCATCCGACCTATGGCCACCTATGGCGCATGATCTACGAGGAATTTAACCGGACCAAAAGGTATGTGCTGCGCTTAGCCAATGTAGCGGAGCTGCTGGATGATAAATCGGTGAATCAGCTTTCCATCCAAATGCGCCAGCGGATCGAACTGCCCCTGCTCACAGTGCAGCAGTTTGCCCTTACCCGCATCCGGGAAATGGAAGAGCAGGATACAGCAGACACAAACAAGCCTTTGTATGAAAAACTGGTGATGCGCTGCTCTTTTGGCATCATCAACGCCGAACGGAATTCCGCCTAG
- a CDS encoding DUF4268 domain-containing protein, translating into MYTREQASQLRQAFWTTFGQYIAPHLSAEGYRTNWLNYRTGIKDVYFRMQADKKTASIAIELTHPDLEIQQLFFEQFEALRNVLHEQVGEEWQWALHTTNDDDKVISRIYTEISPVNVFDKNDWPALISFFKPRIIALDEFWSNAQYSFDALR; encoded by the coding sequence ATGTATACACGCGAACAAGCTTCCCAACTCCGGCAGGCTTTCTGGACCACATTCGGACAGTATATTGCCCCGCATCTTTCTGCTGAAGGTTACCGAACCAACTGGCTGAATTACCGCACCGGCATAAAGGATGTATACTTCCGGATGCAGGCCGATAAAAAAACCGCATCCATCGCCATCGAGCTGACTCACCCGGATCTGGAGATCCAGCAGCTTTTCTTTGAGCAGTTCGAGGCCCTTCGGAACGTATTGCACGAGCAGGTGGGCGAGGAGTGGCAGTGGGCCCTGCACACAACCAACGACGACGATAAAGTGATCAGCAGGATCTACACGGAAATTTCTCCGGTCAATGTCTTTGACAAGAATGACTGGCCTGCACTGATCTCGTTCTTTAAGCCGCGCATTATTGCGCTGGATGAATTCTGGAGCAACGCTCAGTATTCGTTTGATGCCTTACGCTAG